A part of Antechinus flavipes isolate AdamAnt ecotype Samford, QLD, Australia chromosome 6, AdamAnt_v2, whole genome shotgun sequence genomic DNA contains:
- the LOC127541883 gene encoding olfactory receptor 10Q1-like → MSSPSTFHLNQSGTTEFVFRVFFTSPRIQALLFCLLLLLYIMTLCSNTSIIWAVCTHTSLRTPMYFFLSNLSLIEICYSTTVIPLMLSNIFGAQRPIPLAGCAAQMFVFCTLGGTDCFLLAAMAYDRYVAICHPLNYTLIMTQKRCIQLMVASLGLSLFLVLQLTVVIFTLPFCGHRLEINHFFCDAPPVLRLACTDTRMQQAVLFVVCIFVLTVPFVLISISYTFIANTILRIRSAEGCRKAFSTCSSHLCVVLLQYGCGTLVYMRPRSSTSEDEDLEIALVYTFGTPLLNPLIYTLRNKDFKDALKKSMKCTAASETP, encoded by the coding sequence ATGTCTTCTCCCAGTACTTTCCATCTTAACCAGTCTGGCACTACAGAGTTTGTGTTCCGAGTGTTCTTCACTTCCCCCAGGATCCAGGCCCTCCTCTTCTGCCTCTTGCTCCTTCTTTACATAATGACCCTCTGTAGTAACACCTCTATAATCTGGGCCGTGTGTACCCACACATCCCTCCGTACCCCCATGTACTTTTTCCTGTCCAATCTGTCCCTTATAGAAATCTGTTACAGCACTACTGTGATACCACTGATGCTCTCCAACATCTTTGGGGCTCAAAGGCCCATCCCATTGGCTGGCTGTGCAGCTCAGATGTTTGTGTTTTGCACCCTTGGTGGTACTGACTGTTTCTTATTGGCCGCAATGGCATATGACCGTTACGTGGCCATCTGCCATCCCCTGAACTACACCCTCATCATGACCCAGAAGCGATGTATCCAGCTCATGGTTGCCTCCCTGGGCTTGTCTCTTTTCCTAGTATTGCAGCTCACAGTAGTGATCTTCACCCTTCCCTTCTGTGGTCACCGCCTGGAGATCAACCACTTCTTCTGTGACGCCCCACCTGTCTTACGTCTGGCCTGTACTGACACTCGAATGCAACAAGCTGTTCTGTTTGTTGTGTGTATCTTTGTTCTGACTGTGCCCTTTGTGCTCATCTCCATTTCCTATACCTTTATTGCCAACACCATTCTACGAATTCGCTCTGCAGAGGGGTGTCGGAAAGCGTTTTCCACCTGCTCCTCCCATCTCTGTGTGGTTTTACTGCAGTATGGCTGTGGCACCCTGGTCTATATGCGTCCTAGGTCCAGCACCTCAGAAGACGAGGACCTGGAGATTGCCTTGGTCTATACCTTTGGCACACCTCTGCTCAACCCCCTCATTTATACCCTACGAAATAAGGATTTCAAAGATGCACTGAAAAAATCCATGAAATGCACAGCAGCCTCTGAAACTCCATGA